In Pseudomonas fakonensis, one DNA window encodes the following:
- the iscA gene encoding iron-sulfur cluster assembly protein IscA, translating to MAISMTEAAANHIRRSLDGRGKGEGIRLGVRTTGCSGLAYVLEFVDELADEDQVFENHGVKVIIDPKSLVYLDGTELDFVKEGLNEGFKFNNPNVRGECGCGESFNV from the coding sequence ATGGCTATCAGCATGACAGAAGCCGCCGCCAACCACATTCGCCGCTCCCTCGACGGGCGCGGCAAGGGTGAGGGCATTCGCCTGGGCGTGCGCACCACCGGCTGCTCGGGCCTGGCCTACGTGCTGGAGTTCGTCGACGAGCTGGCTGACGAAGACCAGGTGTTCGAGAACCACGGCGTGAAGGTCATCATCGACCCGAAAAGCCTGGTATACCTCGACGGCACCGAACTGGACTTCGTCAAGGAAGGGTTGAACGAAGGCTTCAAGTTCAACAACCCCAACGTGCGCGGTGAGTGTGGCTGCGGCGAAAGCTTCAACGTTTGA
- the hscB gene encoding co-chaperone HscB, which translates to MGTPCHFALFDLQPGFSLDLDKLATRYRELAREVHPDRFADASEREQRVALEKSAALNDAYQTLRSAPRRARYLLAIGGHEVPQEVTVHDPDFLLQQMQWREELEDLQDEADLDGVAVFKKRLKAAQNALNEDFAGCWDVAAEREQAERLMRRMQFLDKLAQEVRQLEERLDD; encoded by the coding sequence GTGGGTACTCCTTGCCATTTCGCCCTGTTCGACCTGCAACCCGGCTTCAGCCTGGACCTCGACAAACTGGCCACGCGTTATCGCGAACTGGCCCGCGAGGTCCATCCGGACCGCTTCGCCGACGCTTCCGAGCGTGAGCAGCGCGTTGCCCTGGAAAAGTCCGCGGCGCTGAACGACGCCTACCAGACCCTGCGCAGCGCCCCGCGCCGAGCCCGCTACCTGCTGGCCATCGGCGGCCACGAGGTGCCCCAGGAAGTCACCGTGCACGACCCGGACTTCCTGTTGCAGCAGATGCAGTGGCGCGAAGAGCTCGAAGACTTGCAGGACGAAGCCGACCTGGACGGCGTTGCCGTGTTCAAGAAGCGCCTCAAGGCCGCCCAGAACGCCCTCAACGAGGATTTCGCCGGCTGCTGGGACGTAGCTGCCGAGCGCGAGCAGGCCGAGCGCCTGATGCGGCGCATGCAGTTCCTCGACAAGCTCGCCCAAGAAGTGCGCCAACTCGAAGAGCGCCTCGACGATTAA